In Drosophila simulans strain w501 chromosome 3R, Prin_Dsim_3.1, whole genome shotgun sequence, a single window of DNA contains:
- the LOC6727148 gene encoding putative elongator complex protein 1 isoform X2, with product MRNLKLRYCKELHAVAHPRHLLLQPELNGGVSDAYFVVADNQIYAIQESGDVQPKVIADLPDIVGVEFLQLDNAICVASGAGEVILVDPQTGATSEGTFCDVGIESMAWSPNQEVVAFVTRTHNVVLMTSTFDVIAEQPLDAELDPDQQFVNVGWGKKETQFHGSEGKQAAKQKESDSTSIRDEQELNQDVSISWRGDGAFFVVSYVAAQLGRTFKVYDSEGKLNHTAEKSANLKDSVVWRPTGNWIAVPQQFPNKSTIALFEKNGLRHRELVLPFDLQDEPVVQLRWSEDSDILAIRTCAKEEQRVYLYTIGNYHWYLKQVLIFEQADPLSLLHWDTRCGAEHTLHILKESGKHLVYRWAFAVDRNNSIVGVIDGNRLLLTDFDEAIVPPPMSKIVLKFETYINTFISHGTSLWVYTCDRKIYLNEHIHTLGKQLQKPIMLMPDAELSGLHLANLTHFSPHYLLATHSSAGSTRLILLSYRDNVNKPGEWCYRVHSSVRINGLVNAVAVAPYAMNEFYVQTVNNSHTYEVSLKADKTLKVERSYVQLNEPADQIDWVMVKGCIWDGYTGALVTLRNQHLLHMDGYHIGEDVTSFCVVTNYLVYTQLNAMHFVRLEDRRQVASRNIERGAKIVTTVARKARVVLQLPRGNLEAICPRVLVLELVGDLLERGKYQKAIEMSRKQRINLNIIFDHDVKQFVSSVGDFLNDIKEPQWLCLFLSELQNEDFTKGMYSSNYDAANQTYPSDYRVDQKVEYVCRLLEQQMNKLVSRFRLPLITAYVKLGCLETALQVIWKVQQEDASLADQLLQHLLYLVDVNDLYNVALGTYDFGLVLFVAQKSQKDPKEFLPYLNELKALPIDYRKFRIDDHLKRYNLALSHLAACGEQHYEEALEYIHKHGLYTDGLTFYRQHIEFQKNIYVAYADHLRGIAKLDNASLMYERGGQLQQALLSAKHTLDWQRVLVLAKKLGEPLDQVAQSLVGPLQQQGRHMEAYELVKEHCQDRKRQLDVLLEGHLYSRAIYEAGLEDDDVSEKIAPALLAYGAQLENSLQADLQLFLDYKQRLLDIRQNQAKSGEGYIDADVNLKEVDLLSDTTSLHSSQYSGTSRGTGKTFRSSKNRRKHERKLFSLKPGNPFEDIALIDALHNHVTKIAQQQQPVRDTCKALLQLASAADADPLAAALQREFKTLLQAVEAALDEIWTPELRGNGLMADHLTGPNVDYLALQKEQRYALLSPLKRFKPQLIMMDWQHEILQ from the exons ATGCGCAATCTGAAGCTGAGATATTGCAAGGAGCTGCATGCAGTGGCTCATCCCCGGCATCTGCTCCTTCAACCAGAACTAAATGGCGGTGTCTCGGACGCATACTTCGTGGTGGCCGATAACCAGATCTACGCGATTCAGGAGTCCGGAGATGTACAACCAAAAGTCATTGCCGATTTGCCAGACATAGTGGGAGTGGAGTTCTTACAGCTGGACAATGCGATCTGCGTGGCCAGTGGTGCTGGTGAAGTGATCCTGGTCGACCCCCAAACAGGGGCTACCAGCGAGGGAACGTTCTGCGACGTGGGCATAGAGAGCATGGCATGGTCGCCTAATCAGGAAGTGGTGGCCTTCGTTACCCGCACTCACAACGTGGTGTTGATGACCAGCACCTTCGACGTTATAGCAGAGCAGCCACTGGACGCAGAACTGGACCCAGATCAGCAGTTTGTCAATGTGGGATGGGGCAAGAAGGAGACACAGTTCCACGGATCGGAGGGAAAGCAGGCTGCGAAGCAGAAAGAATCCGATTCTACATCCATCCGCGACGAACAGGAACTAAATCAG GATGTAAGCATTTCCTGGCGAGGCGATggtgcattttttgttgtgtctTATGTGGCAGCCCAATTGGGTCGCACTTTTAAGGTGTACGATAGCGAGGGAAAACTGAATCACACAGCCGAAAAGAGTGCAAATCTAAAAGATTCAGTTGTCTGGCGGCCTACGGGTAATTGGATTGCCGTACCCCAGCAGTTTCCCAACAAGTCCACCATAGCCCTCTTCGAGAAAAATGGCTTGCGACATCGGGAGCTGGTTCTTCCCTTCGATTTGCAAGACGAGCCGGTGGTGCAGCTGCGCTGGAGCGAGGACTCCGATATACTGGCCATTAGGACATGTGCCAAAGAAGAGCAGAGGGTGTACCTGTATACAATAGGGAACTACCACTGGTATTTGAAGCAGGTGTTGATTTTTGAACAAGCGGATCCTCTGTCACTGCTCCATTGGGACACGCGGTGTGGAGCCGAACACACACTTCACATTCTAAAGGAAAGCGGCAAGCATCTGGTCTACCGCTGGGCATTTGCTGTAGATCGAAATAATTCTATCGTGGGAGTCATTGATGGTAATCGCCTGTTGCTCACAGATTTCGACGAGGCCATAGTACCACCACCCATGAGTAAGATCGTCCTTAAATTCGAAACGTATATCAATACCTTCATCAGCCATGGTACCAGCTTGTGGGTATACACCTGCGATCGTAAAATATACCTGAATGAACACATACATACGTTAGGCAAACAGCTACAAAAGCCCATCATGCTTATGCCCGATGCCGAGCTCTCTGGCTTGCATTTGGCCAATCTCACCCATTTCTCGCCCCATTATCTGCTGGCCACTCACAGTTCAGCAGGATCCACACGCCTGATACTGTTGTCCTATAGGGATAATGTCAACAAGCCAGGCGAGTGGTGCTATCGTGTGCACAGTTCTGTGCGGATCAACGGATTGGTGAATGCTGTTGCAGTCGCACCTTATGCCATGAATGAGTTTTACGTGCAAACAGTGAATAATAGTCACACATACGAGGTGTCGCTTAAAGCGGACAAGACACTTAAGGTGGAGCGATCTTATGTGCAGCTGAATGAGCCGGCTGACCAGATAGATTGGGTTATGGTCAAAGGATGTATTTGGGATGGTTACACAG GTGCTCTGGTCACCCTTCGTAATCAGCATCTGCTCCATATGGATGGTTATCACATTGGCGAGGACGTAACTTCCTTCTGCGTAGTTACTAATTATCTAGTATACACGCAGTTAAATGCGATGCACTTTGTTCGACTGGAGGATCGCCGCCAGGTGGCAAGTAGGAACATTGAACGCGGTGCGAAGATAGTAACGACGGTGGCCCGCAAAGCGCGCGTCGTGCTGCAGTTGCCGCGCGGAAACCTGGAGGCCATTTGCCCTCGTGTGCTCGTCCTCGAGTTGGTCGGTGATCTTCTGGAACGTGGGAAATACCAGAAGGCCATTGAGATGTCGCGCAAGCAACGTATCAACCTGAATATCATTTTTGATCACGATGTGAAGCAGTTCGTGTCCTCAGTGGGCGACTTTCTGAACGATATCAAAGAACCTCAGTGGCTCTGTCTGTTCCTCAGTGAGTTACAGAATGAGGACTTTACCAAAGGAATGTACTCCAGTAATTATGATGCGGCCAACCAGACCTATCCCTCGGATTATAGGGTTGATCAGAAGGTGGAATACGTGTGTCGGCTGCTGGAACAACAAATGAATAAGTTGGTTAGCCGTTTTCGTCTGCCTTTGATCACCGCCTATGTAAAATTGGGCTGTTTGGAAACGGCTCTCCAGGTGATTTGGAAGGTGCAGCAAGAAGATGCGTCCCTTGCTGACCAGCTACTGCAACATCTTCTTTATTTGGTGGACGTTAATGACCTGTACAATGTGGCCCTAGGAACCTACGATTTCGGTCTCGTCCTGTTCGTGGCTCAAAAGTCACAAAAGGATCCTAAGGAGTTCCTTCCCTATCTCAACGAATTAAAGGCATTGCCTATAGACTATCGCAAGTTCCGGATCGATGATCACCTTAAAAGATATAATTTGGCACTTTCACATCTTGCTGCCTGCGGAGAGCAGCACTACGAGGAGGCTCTGGAGTATATCCATAAGCATGGCCTGTACACTGATGGCTTGACATTCTATCGGCAGCACATTGAGTTCCAGAAGAACATATACGTGGCCTACGCAGATCATCTTAGGGGAATTGCCAAATTGGACAACGCCAGTCTCATGTACGAACGTGGCGGACAGTTGCAGCAGGCGCTACTTAGTGCAAAACACACTCTCGATTGGCAACGTGTTTtggtgctggccaaaaagctgGGTGAGCCTCTGGATCAGGTGGCCCAGTCGCTGGTGGGACCGTTGCAACAGCAGGGTCGCCACATGGAAGCGTATGAGTTGGTAAAGGAGCACTGTCAGGATCGTAAGCGGCAGTTGGATGTGTTGCTTGAGGGCCATCTGTACAGCAGAGCCATTTACGAGGCGGGTCTGGAGGATGATGATGTTTCAG AAAAAATAGCGCCCGCTTTGTTAGCATATGGTGCTCAACTAGAAAACTCACTGCAAGCGGATCTGCAGCTCTTCCTGGATTACAAGCAGCGGCTTTTGGACATCCGACAGAATCAAGCAAAATCCGGTGAGGGGTACATCGATGCGGATGTTAATCTGAAAGAGGTGGACCTACTGTCGGACACCACCAGTCTCCACTCCTCGCAGTACAGCGGCACTTCACGAGGGACTGG CAAGACATTCCGCTCAAGCAAAAACCGACGCAAGCACGAACGCAAGCTCTTCAGCCTGAAGCCGGGCAACCCCTTCGAAGACATCGCGCTCATCGATGCGCTGCACAACCACGTCACGAAGATagcccaacagcagcagcctgTGCGTGACACATGCAAAGCGCTCCTACAGCTCGCCAGTGCCGCGGACGCAGATCCCCTGGCAGCCGCACTGCAGCGTGAATTCAAGACACTGTTGCAAGCGGTGGAAGCGGCGCTGGACGAGATCTGGACGCCGGAGCTACGGGGAAACGGATTGATGGCGGATCATCTTACGGGACCCAATGTGGATTACCTTGCCCTGCAGAAGGAGCAGCGCTATGCCTTGCTAA gTCCCCTGAAGCGCTTCAAGCCGCAGCTGATTATGATGGACTGGCAACACGAGATCCTCCAGTGA
- the LOC6727148 gene encoding putative elongator complex protein 1 isoform X1: MRNLKLRYCKELHAVAHPRHLLLQPELNGGVSDAYFVVADNQIYAIQESGDVQPKVIADLPDIVGVEFLQLDNAICVASGAGEVILVDPQTGATSEGTFCDVGIESMAWSPNQEVVAFVTRTHNVVLMTSTFDVIAEQPLDAELDPDQQFVNVGWGKKETQFHGSEGKQAAKQKESDSTSIRDEQELNQDVSISWRGDGAFFVVSYVAAQLGRTFKVYDSEGKLNHTAEKSANLKDSVVWRPTGNWIAVPQQFPNKSTIALFEKNGLRHRELVLPFDLQDEPVVQLRWSEDSDILAIRTCAKEEQRVYLYTIGNYHWYLKQVLIFEQADPLSLLHWDTRCGAEHTLHILKESGKHLVYRWAFAVDRNNSIVGVIDGNRLLLTDFDEAIVPPPMSKIVLKFETYINTFISHGTSLWVYTCDRKIYLNEHIHTLGKQLQKPIMLMPDAELSGLHLANLTHFSPHYLLATHSSAGSTRLILLSYRDNVNKPGEWCYRVHSSVRINGLVNAVAVAPYAMNEFYVQTVNNSHTYEVSLKADKTLKVERSYVQLNEPADQIDWVMVKGCIWDGYTGALVTLRNQHLLHMDGYHIGEDVTSFCVVTNYLVYTQLNAMHFVRLEDRRQVASRNIERGAKIVTTVARKARVVLQLPRGNLEAICPRVLVLELVGDLLERGKYQKAIEMSRKQRINLNIIFDHDVKQFVSSVGDFLNDIKEPQWLCLFLSELQNEDFTKGMYSSNYDAANQTYPSDYRVDQKVEYVCRLLEQQMNKLVSRFRLPLITAYVKLGCLETALQVIWKVQQEDASLADQLLQHLLYLVDVNDLYNVALGTYDFGLVLFVAQKSQKDPKEFLPYLNELKALPIDYRKFRIDDHLKRYNLALSHLAACGEQHYEEALEYIHKHGLYTDGLTFYRQHIEFQKNIYVAYADHLRGIAKLDNASLMYERGGQLQQALLSAKHTLDWQRVLVLAKKLGEPLDQVAQSLVGPLQQQGRHMEAYELVKEHCQDRKRQLDVLLEGHLYSRAIYEAGLEDDDVSAEKIAPALLAYGAQLENSLQADLQLFLDYKQRLLDIRQNQAKSGEGYIDADVNLKEVDLLSDTTSLHSSQYSGTSRGTGKTFRSSKNRRKHERKLFSLKPGNPFEDIALIDALHNHVTKIAQQQQPVRDTCKALLQLASAADADPLAAALQREFKTLLQAVEAALDEIWTPELRGNGLMADHLTGPNVDYLALQKEQRYALLSPLKRFKPQLIMMDWQHEILQ; encoded by the exons ATGCGCAATCTGAAGCTGAGATATTGCAAGGAGCTGCATGCAGTGGCTCATCCCCGGCATCTGCTCCTTCAACCAGAACTAAATGGCGGTGTCTCGGACGCATACTTCGTGGTGGCCGATAACCAGATCTACGCGATTCAGGAGTCCGGAGATGTACAACCAAAAGTCATTGCCGATTTGCCAGACATAGTGGGAGTGGAGTTCTTACAGCTGGACAATGCGATCTGCGTGGCCAGTGGTGCTGGTGAAGTGATCCTGGTCGACCCCCAAACAGGGGCTACCAGCGAGGGAACGTTCTGCGACGTGGGCATAGAGAGCATGGCATGGTCGCCTAATCAGGAAGTGGTGGCCTTCGTTACCCGCACTCACAACGTGGTGTTGATGACCAGCACCTTCGACGTTATAGCAGAGCAGCCACTGGACGCAGAACTGGACCCAGATCAGCAGTTTGTCAATGTGGGATGGGGCAAGAAGGAGACACAGTTCCACGGATCGGAGGGAAAGCAGGCTGCGAAGCAGAAAGAATCCGATTCTACATCCATCCGCGACGAACAGGAACTAAATCAG GATGTAAGCATTTCCTGGCGAGGCGATggtgcattttttgttgtgtctTATGTGGCAGCCCAATTGGGTCGCACTTTTAAGGTGTACGATAGCGAGGGAAAACTGAATCACACAGCCGAAAAGAGTGCAAATCTAAAAGATTCAGTTGTCTGGCGGCCTACGGGTAATTGGATTGCCGTACCCCAGCAGTTTCCCAACAAGTCCACCATAGCCCTCTTCGAGAAAAATGGCTTGCGACATCGGGAGCTGGTTCTTCCCTTCGATTTGCAAGACGAGCCGGTGGTGCAGCTGCGCTGGAGCGAGGACTCCGATATACTGGCCATTAGGACATGTGCCAAAGAAGAGCAGAGGGTGTACCTGTATACAATAGGGAACTACCACTGGTATTTGAAGCAGGTGTTGATTTTTGAACAAGCGGATCCTCTGTCACTGCTCCATTGGGACACGCGGTGTGGAGCCGAACACACACTTCACATTCTAAAGGAAAGCGGCAAGCATCTGGTCTACCGCTGGGCATTTGCTGTAGATCGAAATAATTCTATCGTGGGAGTCATTGATGGTAATCGCCTGTTGCTCACAGATTTCGACGAGGCCATAGTACCACCACCCATGAGTAAGATCGTCCTTAAATTCGAAACGTATATCAATACCTTCATCAGCCATGGTACCAGCTTGTGGGTATACACCTGCGATCGTAAAATATACCTGAATGAACACATACATACGTTAGGCAAACAGCTACAAAAGCCCATCATGCTTATGCCCGATGCCGAGCTCTCTGGCTTGCATTTGGCCAATCTCACCCATTTCTCGCCCCATTATCTGCTGGCCACTCACAGTTCAGCAGGATCCACACGCCTGATACTGTTGTCCTATAGGGATAATGTCAACAAGCCAGGCGAGTGGTGCTATCGTGTGCACAGTTCTGTGCGGATCAACGGATTGGTGAATGCTGTTGCAGTCGCACCTTATGCCATGAATGAGTTTTACGTGCAAACAGTGAATAATAGTCACACATACGAGGTGTCGCTTAAAGCGGACAAGACACTTAAGGTGGAGCGATCTTATGTGCAGCTGAATGAGCCGGCTGACCAGATAGATTGGGTTATGGTCAAAGGATGTATTTGGGATGGTTACACAG GTGCTCTGGTCACCCTTCGTAATCAGCATCTGCTCCATATGGATGGTTATCACATTGGCGAGGACGTAACTTCCTTCTGCGTAGTTACTAATTATCTAGTATACACGCAGTTAAATGCGATGCACTTTGTTCGACTGGAGGATCGCCGCCAGGTGGCAAGTAGGAACATTGAACGCGGTGCGAAGATAGTAACGACGGTGGCCCGCAAAGCGCGCGTCGTGCTGCAGTTGCCGCGCGGAAACCTGGAGGCCATTTGCCCTCGTGTGCTCGTCCTCGAGTTGGTCGGTGATCTTCTGGAACGTGGGAAATACCAGAAGGCCATTGAGATGTCGCGCAAGCAACGTATCAACCTGAATATCATTTTTGATCACGATGTGAAGCAGTTCGTGTCCTCAGTGGGCGACTTTCTGAACGATATCAAAGAACCTCAGTGGCTCTGTCTGTTCCTCAGTGAGTTACAGAATGAGGACTTTACCAAAGGAATGTACTCCAGTAATTATGATGCGGCCAACCAGACCTATCCCTCGGATTATAGGGTTGATCAGAAGGTGGAATACGTGTGTCGGCTGCTGGAACAACAAATGAATAAGTTGGTTAGCCGTTTTCGTCTGCCTTTGATCACCGCCTATGTAAAATTGGGCTGTTTGGAAACGGCTCTCCAGGTGATTTGGAAGGTGCAGCAAGAAGATGCGTCCCTTGCTGACCAGCTACTGCAACATCTTCTTTATTTGGTGGACGTTAATGACCTGTACAATGTGGCCCTAGGAACCTACGATTTCGGTCTCGTCCTGTTCGTGGCTCAAAAGTCACAAAAGGATCCTAAGGAGTTCCTTCCCTATCTCAACGAATTAAAGGCATTGCCTATAGACTATCGCAAGTTCCGGATCGATGATCACCTTAAAAGATATAATTTGGCACTTTCACATCTTGCTGCCTGCGGAGAGCAGCACTACGAGGAGGCTCTGGAGTATATCCATAAGCATGGCCTGTACACTGATGGCTTGACATTCTATCGGCAGCACATTGAGTTCCAGAAGAACATATACGTGGCCTACGCAGATCATCTTAGGGGAATTGCCAAATTGGACAACGCCAGTCTCATGTACGAACGTGGCGGACAGTTGCAGCAGGCGCTACTTAGTGCAAAACACACTCTCGATTGGCAACGTGTTTtggtgctggccaaaaagctgGGTGAGCCTCTGGATCAGGTGGCCCAGTCGCTGGTGGGACCGTTGCAACAGCAGGGTCGCCACATGGAAGCGTATGAGTTGGTAAAGGAGCACTGTCAGGATCGTAAGCGGCAGTTGGATGTGTTGCTTGAGGGCCATCTGTACAGCAGAGCCATTTACGAGGCGGGTCTGGAGGATGATGATGTTTCAG CAGAAAAAATAGCGCCCGCTTTGTTAGCATATGGTGCTCAACTAGAAAACTCACTGCAAGCGGATCTGCAGCTCTTCCTGGATTACAAGCAGCGGCTTTTGGACATCCGACAGAATCAAGCAAAATCCGGTGAGGGGTACATCGATGCGGATGTTAATCTGAAAGAGGTGGACCTACTGTCGGACACCACCAGTCTCCACTCCTCGCAGTACAGCGGCACTTCACGAGGGACTGG CAAGACATTCCGCTCAAGCAAAAACCGACGCAAGCACGAACGCAAGCTCTTCAGCCTGAAGCCGGGCAACCCCTTCGAAGACATCGCGCTCATCGATGCGCTGCACAACCACGTCACGAAGATagcccaacagcagcagcctgTGCGTGACACATGCAAAGCGCTCCTACAGCTCGCCAGTGCCGCGGACGCAGATCCCCTGGCAGCCGCACTGCAGCGTGAATTCAAGACACTGTTGCAAGCGGTGGAAGCGGCGCTGGACGAGATCTGGACGCCGGAGCTACGGGGAAACGGATTGATGGCGGATCATCTTACGGGACCCAATGTGGATTACCTTGCCCTGCAGAAGGAGCAGCGCTATGCCTTGCTAA gTCCCCTGAAGCGCTTCAAGCCGCAGCTGATTATGATGGACTGGCAACACGAGATCCTCCAGTGA